From Salvelinus sp. IW2-2015 unplaced genomic scaffold, ASM291031v2 Un_scaffold7381, whole genome shotgun sequence:
acgaccctgggtttataagcgcggaaatggactctgccgcacgagcgtGCTTTTGCGGCACATTctatagcgcgctggacttcgggcaagaaggtcgagggttcgagacccgctccctgcctgtttcattacaatatcatCCATACCAATACAATAACCACTTGAATTATTTTCTGTATACAGGGGAGAATCCacttagtctcccattgacatcaatgcatttctaagtaaacatttgacttcagcGAAGTAAAGTTAACATTCGCCCTACAGCCAATACTTCATATTTCTAATGTCCATCTGATTCATACCAGGACGACGAGCCACAAGGAAAGGGCAAGAGtaaagggaagaagaagaagaaggaggaagagatcGACATCGATGTGGACGACCCAGAGGTCTGYCGCTTCCAGTACCCGTTCCATGAGCTGATGGTGTGGGCCGTTCTCATGAAGCGCCAGAAGATGGCKCTGTTCCTGTGGAAGCGGGGGGAAGAGGCCATGGCCAAAGCTCTGGTGGCCTGTAAGCTGTACAAGGCCATGGCCCACGAGTCGTCTCAGAGTGAACTGGTGGACGACATCTTCCAGGACCTGGAAAACAATTCCAAGTTAGTGAGGGGCTAGCTAGCAGGAAGGTTTCAATCTAACAGTGTTGGGGTCAAGTTAGTGAGGGGCTAGTTAGCAGGAAGGTTTCAATCTAACAGTGTTGGGGTCAAGTTAGTGAGGGGCTAGCTAGCAGGAAGGTTTCAATCTAACAGTGTTGGGGTCAAGTTAGCGAGGGGCTAGCTAGCAGGAAAGGTTTCAATCTAACAGTGTTGGGGTCAGTTAGTGAGGGGCTAGCTTAGCAGGAAGGTTTTCAATCTAACAGTGTTGGGGTCAAGTTAGTGAGGGGCTAGTTAGCAGGAAGGTTTCAATCTAACAGTGTTGGGGTCAAGTTAGTGAGGGGCTAGCTAGCAGGAAGGTTTCAATCTAACAGTGTGGGGTCAAGTTAGTGAGGGGCTAGCTAGCAGGAAGGTTTCAATCTAACAGTGTTGGGGTCAAGTTAGTGAGGGGCTAGCTAGCAGGAAGGTTTCAATCTAACAGTGTTGGGGTCAAGTTAGTGAGGGGCTAGTTAGCAGGAAGGTTTCAATCTAACAGTGTTGGGTGTCAAGTTAGTGAGGGGCTAGCTAGCAGGAAGGTTTCAATCTAACAGTGTTGGGTCAAGTTAGTGAGGGGctagctagcaggaaggttcAATCTAACAGTGTTTGGGTGTCAAGTTAAGTGAGAGGCTAGCTAGCAGGAAGGTTTCAATCTAACAGTGTTGGGGTCAGTTGTGAGGGGCTAGCTTAGCAGGAAGGTTTCAATCTAACAGTGTTGGGGTCAAGTTAGTGAGGGCTAGCTAGCAGGAAGGTTTCAATCTAACAGTGTTGGGGTCAGGTAGTGAGGGGctagctagcaggaaggttcAATCTAACAGTGTTGGGGTCAAGTTAGTGAGGGGctagctagcaggaaggttcAATCTACACAGTTTTGGGGTCAAGTTAGTGAGGGGCTAGCTAGCAGGAAGGTTTCAATCTAACAGTGTTGGGGTCAAGTTAGTGAGGGGCTAGCTAGCAGGAAGGTTTCAATCTAACAGTTTGGGGTCAAGTTAGTGAGGGGCTAGCTAGCAGGAAGGTTTCAATCTAACAGTGTTGGGGTCAAGTTAGTGAGGGGCTAGTTAGCAGGAAGGTTTCAATCTAACAGTGTTGGGGTCAAGTTAGTGAGGGGCTAGCTAGCAGGAAGGTTTCAATCTAACAGTGTTGGGGTCAAGTTAGTGAGGGGCTAGCTAGCAGGAAGGTTTCAATCTAACAGTGTTGGGCAAGTTAGTGAGGGGCTAGTTAGCAGGAAGGTTTCAATCTAACAGTGTTGGGGTCAAGTTAGTGAGGGGCTAGCTAGCAGGAAGGTTTCAATCTAACAGTGTTGGTGTCAAGTTAGTGAGGGGCTAGCGTAGCAGGAAGGTTTAAATTAAGCAGTGTTGGGGTCAAGTTAGTGAGAGGCTAGCTAGCAGGAAGGTTTAAATCTAAAACAGTGTTGGGGTCAAGTTATAGAGGGCTAGCTAGCAGGAAGGTTTCAATCTAACAATGTTGGGGTCAAGTTAGTGAGGGGCTAGTTAGCAGGAAGGTTTCAATCTAACAGTGTGTGGGTCAAGTTAGTGAGGGGCTAGCTAGCAGGAAGGTTTCAAATCTAACAGTGTTGGGGTCAAGTTAGTGAGGGGCTAGTTAGCAGGAAGGTTTTCAATCTAACAAGTGTTGGGGTCAAGTTTAGTGAGGGGCTAGCTAGCGGAAGGTTTCAAATCTAACATGTTGGGATCAATAGTGAGGGGCTAGTTAGCAGGGAAGGGTTTCAATCTCAAGTGTTGGGTCAAGTTAGTGAGAGGCTAGCTAGCAGGAAGGTTTCAATCTAACAGTGTTGGGGTCAAGTTAGTGATTGGCTTAGTTAGCAGGAAGGTTTTAAATCTAACAGTGTCGGGGTCAAGTTAGTGAGGGGCTTAGCTAGCAGGAAGGTTTCCCAATCTAACAGTGTTGGGGTCAGTTAGTGATTGGCTAGCGAGCAGGAAGGTTTACAATTAAACAGTGTTGGGGTCAACCCATTACTGCATCATTGTCCTGGTCCAACCCATTAGTGTATCATTGTTCTGGTCATCCATTACTGCATCATGTTTGGTCCCAACCCATTAGTGTATCATTGTTCTTGGTCCAACCCTTACTGTATCATTGTTCTGGTCCAATCCATTAGTGTATCATTGTCCTGGTCCAACCAATTAGTGTAATCATTGTTCTGGTCCAACCATTAGTGTATCATTGTCCTGGTCCATCCATTACTGTATCATTGTTCTGGTCCAACCATTTACTGTATCATTGTCCTGGTCCATCCCATTACTGTAATCATGTTCTGGTCCAACCTATTAGTGGTATCATTGTTCTGGTCCAACCCATTACTCGTAATCATTCGTTCTGGTCCCAACTCATTACGTATCATTGTTCTGGTCCAACCCATTACTGTATCATTGTTCTGGTCCAACCATTACTGTATCATTGTTCTGGTCAACCTTACTGTATATTGTTCTGGTCCAACCCATAACTGTATCATTGTTCTGGTCCAACCCATTACTGTATCATTGTTCTGGTCCAACCCGTTACTGTACATTGTCCTGGTCCATCCCATTACTGTATCATTGTTTCTGGTCCAACCCATTACTGTTCATTGTCTGGTCACCATTACTGTATCATTGTTCTGGTCCACCCGTTAGTGTATCATTGTCTGGTCATTCCATTCTGTATCTTGTTCTGGTCAACCCATTACTGTATCATTGTTCTGGATGTCTACTGCTTCTCGGTTGTAGTTTTCTGTCTTGTTGTTTTTCTCACTCTGTTGTTCTGTACATTGTATTGAGGCTTTTGTTAAATGCAACTGAAAATAAACAGTGATTTTGATACCTAGATGAAAACCACAACTGACCATCAacgtctcccatctcccctcctcaGAGAGTTTGGCCAGCTGGCCTACGAGCTCCTAGACCAGTCCTATAAGCACGATGAGCAGGTGGCATGAAACTGCTGACCTATCAGCTGAAGAACTGGAGCGACTCTACCTGCCTGAAGCTGGCGGTAGCCGCCAAGCAGCCGGACTTCATCGCCCCACCTGCAGTCCAGATGCTGCTTACTGATATGTGGGATGGGATGGTCCTGAGAATGGGCAAGAGGAAGGCTTCAAGGTGGGTTAAA
This genomic window contains:
- the LOC112079253 gene encoding transient receptor potential cation channel subfamily M member 1-like, encoding GNLPPDYQITLIDIGLVLEFLMGGAYRCNYTRKQFRTLYNNLYGVKRPKALKMLGLEDDEPQGKGKSKGKKKKKEEEIDIDVDDPEVCRFQYPFHELMVWAVLMKRQKMALFLWKRGEEAMAKALVACKLYKAMAHESSQSELVDDIFQDLENNSKEFGQLAYELLDQSYKHDEQVA